From Streptomyces sp. SAI-135:
CGGGTCGGGAGCGAGGGTGACCCGGTCGGCGACCTCGTCACCGGCCACCTCGCGCAGCGTGGCGAGCATGTCGGCGACCGAGACGGTCAGAGCCGGCAGGTTCACCGGCAGCGGGCCCTCCAGGCGGCCCGGCCCGCTGCCGCGCCGGGCCTCGGCGACCCGGAGGATGCCCTCGACGGTGCGCCGGGGTGAGGACAGTGCCACGCGCAGGGCGGGATCGACCGGGCAGACGGAGGGCAGTCCCGCAAGCGGCTCGCGGACGATGCCGGACAGGAAGCCGGAGGCGGCCGCGTTGGGCCTGCCCGGGCGTACCGCGACCGTCGCCAGGCGCGCGACCCGCCCGTCGAGGAAGCCGCGGCGGGTGCAGTCCGCGATCAGCTGTTCGCACATCAGCTTCTGCGTGCCGTAACTCGACCGCGGAACCGGCAGGGTGGTCTCGCCGACCGCGGGCGGCAGGGGCACGGCCGGATCGGCGCCGTAGACGGCGACGCTGCTCGCGAACAGCATGCGCGCCGTCGGCCCGCCCGACCGGGACTGTGCCCGCGCCGCCTCCAGCAGGGCGCGGGTGACGTCCACGTTGGCGCGCATCCCGAGGTCGAAGTCGGCCTCGCACTCGGCCGACACCGCGGCGGCGAGATGGAACAGCACGTCCACCGGCTCGGCGAACACCGCGTCCAGGTGCTCCGGCAGTTCCCCGTGCACGATCTGGACCGGCACGTGGGCACCGGGCGACATGCCGGGCCGGGGCACGCGGTCGACCAGTACCAGACGGCTGATCGGCCCACCGCCGAAGGTTCCCGTCCGCGCCAGGGCACGCGCCAGCAGTTGTCCGAGGAACCCGGACGCACCCGTCACGACGATTCTCACCCGTTCATCCCTTCCGAAGGCGACTTGTCCCCTCGTCGGTCCCGGAAGCGATATCAGGGCAGAACACGCAAGCCAGGACGCCCCTCTGTGCCGAACTGGTGAAAGATTGACGGGGGTTGTGAGAAGCGACAAGAATGCGGCTCGCTCGCTGTGACTGAAGCGAGTATTGCGACGCGAGTGGCACGGCCACGGCTTGCCTTCCCAGTCTCCGCCGACCGCGGC
This genomic window contains:
- the denD gene encoding D-erythronate dehydrogenase produces the protein MRIVVTGASGFLGQLLARALARTGTFGGGPISRLVLVDRVPRPGMSPGAHVPVQIVHGELPEHLDAVFAEPVDVLFHLAAAVSAECEADFDLGMRANVDVTRALLEAARAQSRSGGPTARMLFASSVAVYGADPAVPLPPAVGETTLPVPRSSYGTQKLMCEQLIADCTRRGFLDGRVARLATVAVRPGRPNAAASGFLSGIVREPLAGLPSVCPVDPALRVALSSPRRTVEGILRVAEARRGSGPGRLEGPLPVNLPALTVSVADMLATLREVAGDEVADRVTLAPDPAVEAIVGSWPAVFDHRRAAALGLGPDASFRSVLLDYLTDHPDAVAGPPR